One window of the Fusobacterium sp. SYSU M8D902 genome contains the following:
- a CDS encoding putative sulfate exporter family transporter, which yields MNKKNMAIMTCIVLAVIATKISKMQHWVGAPMIGLLFGILLVNFLPNIDKDFKAGTTFAGKKFLNIGIILAGGTLNFAQVIGYGAKALPLIIANICFSFGVAYLVGKKLGVTKNTSTLVGGGSCICGGTAIATLAGIIKAKEEEIAYAMTAIFLFDILAAVSYPYLATALNLTVNQFGFLAGCAINDTSSVAAAEATYNALHGLNLNLAITVKLTRTTMLIALAVIFTVLRVKEESALNNGAGSEVSLVKTIVKVFPMFILWFLIMALLNTLGVFNMISTESLKVGKLLSTGYKFFVTVALAGVGFKIKFVDLFTKGLKPIILGGCTWAAVAASTFIFIHVFAGYVG from the coding sequence ATGAATAAGAAAAATATGGCAATTATGACTTGTATAGTATTGGCAGTAATAGCAACAAAAATATCAAAAATGCAGCACTGGGTAGGAGCTCCAATGATAGGATTACTATTTGGTATTCTATTAGTAAACTTCTTACCTAATATAGATAAGGACTTTAAAGCTGGAACTACATTTGCAGGAAAAAAATTCTTAAATATTGGTATCATACTAGCTGGAGGAACTCTTAACTTTGCTCAAGTAATCGGTTATGGAGCAAAGGCACTTCCTTTAATTATAGCAAATATCTGTTTCTCTTTTGGAGTAGCTTACTTAGTTGGAAAAAAATTAGGAGTAACTAAAAATACAAGTACACTAGTAGGAGGAGGAAGTTGTATCTGTGGGGGTACAGCTATAGCAACTCTTGCTGGAATAATCAAAGCAAAAGAAGAAGAGATAGCATATGCTATGACAGCAATATTTTTATTCGATATTTTAGCAGCTGTATCTTATCCTTACTTAGCAACTGCTTTAAACTTAACTGTTAATCAATTTGGATTCTTAGCAGGTTGTGCAATCAACGATACATCAAGTGTTGCAGCAGCAGAAGCAACTTACAACGCACTACATGGATTAAATTTAAACTTAGCTATAACAGTTAAATTAACAAGAACAACTATGCTAATAGCTCTTGCAGTAATATTTACTGTTTTAAGAGTAAAAGAGGAATCTGCATTAAACAATGGTGCTGGTTCAGAAGTATCATTAGTAAAAACTATTGTAAAAGTATTTCCTATGTTCATACTTTGGTTCTTAATAATGGCACTATTAAATACTTTAGGAGTATTTAACATGATCAGTACAGAGTCACTTAAAGTTGGAAAATTATTGAGTACAGGATATAAATTCTTTGTAACTGTTGCACTAGCAGGAGTAGGATTTAAAATTAAATTTGTAGATCTATTTACAAAAGGATTAAAACCAATCATTCTTGGTGGATGTACTTGGGCAGCAGTAGCAGCTTCAACATTTATTTTTATACATGTATTTGCTGGATATGTGGGGTAA
- a CDS encoding MetQ/NlpA family ABC transporter substrate-binding protein — protein sequence MKKSFKTLLFTGLLILGTNLSAGELKIGATPVPHAELLNLVKEDLKNQGVDLKLIDFTDYITPNLALADGEIDANFFQHYPYLEKFATERGLNLVNAGKIHVEPIGVFSKKYSKIEELPSKAIIAIPNDPSNGGRALILLHNKGIIKLADPNNLYATEFDIVDNPKKIRFKPIEAPQLPRVLPDVDAAIINGNYALEAGFSPVKDALILEGEESPYANIIAVRGGDEQKEDIVKLVKALQSEKIKEYILNNYNGGVVPAF from the coding sequence ATGAAAAAATCGTTTAAAACACTTTTATTCACAGGACTTTTAATCTTAGGTACAAACTTATCTGCTGGTGAGTTAAAAATAGGAGCTACTCCTGTTCCCCACGCTGAACTTTTAAATCTTGTTAAAGAGGATTTGAAAAATCAAGGTGTGGACTTAAAATTAATAGATTTTACTGATTATATCACACCTAATTTGGCACTTGCAGACGGAGAGATTGATGCTAATTTCTTCCAACACTACCCTTATTTAGAAAAATTCGCTACTGAAAGAGGATTAAATTTAGTTAATGCTGGTAAGATACATGTAGAGCCTATTGGAGTATTCTCTAAAAAATATTCAAAAATTGAGGAGCTTCCTTCAAAAGCTATAATTGCTATACCTAATGATCCTTCTAACGGTGGAAGAGCTTTAATCCTTCTACACAACAAAGGGATTATAAAATTAGCTGATCCTAATAATCTATATGCTACTGAATTTGATATTGTAGACAACCCTAAAAAAATAAGATTCAAACCTATTGAAGCTCCACAACTACCTAGAGTTTTACCTGATGTAGATGCTGCTATCATAAATGGTAACTATGCTCTTGAAGCTGGTTTTTCTCCAGTAAAAGACGCTTTAATTCTAGAGGGAGAGGAATCACCTTATGCTAATATCATTGCTGTAAGAGGTGGAGATGAACAGAAAGAGGACATTGTTAAATTAGTCAAAGCTCTACAAAGTGAAAAGATTAAAGAGTATATTTTAAATAATTATAATGGTGGAGTAGTTCCTGCATTTTAA